A window of the Streptomyces luomodiensis genome harbors these coding sequences:
- a CDS encoding nuclear transport factor 2 family protein, translated as MADEATLKKMALEYARRMNAGDVEAVLELFSDDVVFEDPVGAPPLIGKDALRGHIAWSMECQVHEVPGRPVTSMDGRRVVTPTTVTVYAPAKLTFNIIGVIELDDDGLARHAQAFWGITDTKVGDGPELTGVAHFMAVTQNLAKMVQAKGSPSPT; from the coding sequence ATGGCCGATGAGGCGACTCTCAAGAAGATGGCTCTGGAATACGCGCGGCGGATGAACGCCGGTGATGTCGAGGCGGTATTGGAGCTGTTCTCGGACGATGTCGTCTTCGAGGACCCGGTCGGCGCGCCCCCGCTCATCGGAAAGGACGCCCTGCGCGGACATATCGCCTGGTCCATGGAATGCCAGGTGCATGAGGTCCCGGGCCGTCCGGTCACCTCGATGGACGGTCGCAGGGTGGTGACACCGACCACGGTCACGGTGTACGCGCCGGCCAAACTCACCTTCAACATCATCGGTGTGATCGAACTCGATGATGACGGTCTGGCCCGTCATGCCCAGGCGTTCTGGGGCATCACGGATACGAAAGTGGGCGACGGTCCAGAACTCACCGGTGTCGCGCATTTCATGGCGGTCACCCAGAACCTCGCCAAGATGGTCCAGGCCAAGGGCAGCCCCAGTCCGACGTAA
- a CDS encoding nuclear transport factor 2 family protein, translating into MNAADVDGLLELYADEVVFEDPVGSGRRTGRDALRAHFEEFIRAGITEIPGEPVAGQDGAHVLVPVTATMDYLPKGPGFAERGWLAAPDAPENARITWDYVLMMRTGSGGLIQELQMFWGRSDIGIAS; encoded by the coding sequence ATGAACGCCGCGGATGTCGACGGGCTGCTCGAACTCTACGCGGACGAGGTCGTTTTCGAGGATCCGGTCGGCTCGGGGCGCAGGACCGGGCGGGACGCCTTGCGTGCGCATTTCGAGGAGTTCATCCGGGCGGGTATCACCGAGATTCCCGGCGAGCCGGTGGCGGGGCAGGACGGTGCGCACGTCCTGGTGCCGGTGACGGCCACGATGGACTATCTGCCCAAGGGTCCCGGCTTCGCCGAGCGCGGCTGGCTGGCGGCCCCCGACGCCCCGGAGAACGCCCGTATCACCTGGGATTACGTGCTGATGATGCGCACCGGGTCCGGTGGTCTCATTCAGGAATTGCAGATGTTCTGGGGGAGGTCGGACATTGGCATCGCCAGCTGA
- a CDS encoding type I polyketide synthase: MTDDEKLRSYLKRATADLRLARRQLREVEDRAREPIAVIGMACHFPGDVATPEDLWRVVAEGVDVISSFPEDRGWDLENLYDPDPENAGTSSAREGGFLRDVADFDAEFFGISPREAAAMDPQQRLLLETAWEAFERAGLTREALSGSDTGVYAGVDSYHYLSLIGQTTSDSAGYVATGNLGSVVSGRVSYSFGLEGPAVTVDTACSSSLVATHLAVRALRQDECSLALAGGVTVMATPGGFTEFSRQRALSPDGRCKAFAAAADGTGFSEGVGLVLLERLSQARRNGHRVLAVIRGSAVNQDGASNGLTAPNGPSQQRVIRQALADAGLSPSEVDAVDGHGTGTTLGDPIEAQALLATYGQGRPEGRPLWLGSVKSNIGHTQAAAGVASIIKMVQALRHGVLPLSLHIDEPTPHVDWGTGAVRLLTEPVEWAAHGRPRRVGVSSFGISGTNAHLILEQAPEETGTDPEPDTSHNDGTVTPDVVPWVVSGRGTHALRGQARALAERVTTDTTLSPTDIGWSLITTRSVFDNRAVIVGHHRDELLAGLNALATGETHPNLIQPTTTTSNPGTDGTGPVLVFPGQGSQWLGMGAGLLDASPAFATRIAECEQALTPHIDWSLTDVLRGGINAADLTRVDVVQPALWAVMISLATLWDHHGLTPTAVIGHSQGEIAAACVAGALTLDEGARIVALRSQALRRLAGHGAMASLTINPDHATAFLTNLGTHAADVAIAAINGPGSIVISGPPEQIAHTITACERTGHRARLIDVDYASHSAQVDEIAEELHELLAGVKPVPGQVAFYSTVTGARMDTSGLDTAYWVTNLREQVRFADAVRALLDDGHRVFIEASTHPVLTIGMQETFEEAGVDAITIPTLRRDHGGPAQLARSVAQAFTAGVEVDWTRWFRTDPTPRVIDLPTYAFQRERYWLDGEGGPGGDPAGLGLTSAGHPLLGAAVELADGTTHVLTGRLSARSHPWLAEHVVAGTVLAPGAVLVEWALRAADEVGCGGVEELALQVPLALPESGGLRVQVVVGAAAEDGRREVRMYSRPDRPGRPGRSDRSDRPDRVGQAVDPGPDAEWRCHAVGVLAPATEVPAPVEGLEGAWPPVGAEPLDVDAFYEQVLAAGYGYGPAYQGLKAAWRHGRDVLAEVTLPEAAGGRGGFGIHPALLDAALHPSLLMDRPEGQEDDGRVWLPFAWNGVSLWATEAATVRVRLSRDEERQSLRLTVADTVGAPVLTVDSLVTRPAPTDQLRTAAAARGVDGLFRLEWAPLPAPATEPSPKSVVGDGGWVVLGEDRLGLAEPVAAGLTADAVVCHPDLEALIAAVDAGEAAPAVVLTHPQSTGDGHGDGLGAAEELLGLVQSWLRRPALAETRLVVVTRGAMATGRAGDDAALDPSGAGVWGLVRSAQSENPGRFVLLDLDASNFAESHLDASKLDASREGREGVVAAVVRAIDLHEPQVAVRDGRVLVPRMVRAGAAAPGPAVDEPAEGAVGIDTDGTVLITGGTGTLGALVAEHLVRAWGARHLLLVSRSGPDAAGASELVDRLAELGADVRIAAADVTDPDAVAGLVAGVDPAHPLTGVVHAAGVLDDGVLTTQTPERLARVWRPKATAAAHLHTATAELPLSFFVMFSSTAGTLGASGQSNYAAANAYCDALAARRRALGLPGLSVAWGLWADASGMTGHLGEADRARMARSGIGAMSSERALGLLDAAVRHGHPHLIAIDLDVRALAGQPALTLPAPLRALTGGGVARRTAATARPHTDWAGHLAGLPLEEQRRTLLHLVLTHAAAALGHSDPGRIQTERGFLDLGFDSLTAIELRNRLTAVTGLRLATTLIFDHPNPAALAAHLHEELAPEDVDPLTPVLGDIDRLESALLSVARDEAARETLHQRLRTTLTRLGAPHGDVTDEGPAAGRIQDATTADEIFQFIDQDLGRKSDGEHAHGGTR; encoded by the coding sequence ATGACGGATGACGAGAAGCTCCGCAGCTATCTCAAGCGGGCGACCGCCGATCTGCGTCTGGCCAGGCGGCAGTTGCGCGAGGTCGAGGACCGCGCCCGGGAGCCCATCGCCGTCATCGGGATGGCCTGCCACTTCCCCGGCGATGTGGCGACCCCCGAGGACCTGTGGCGGGTGGTGGCCGAGGGGGTGGACGTCATCTCCTCGTTCCCCGAGGACCGTGGCTGGGACCTGGAGAACCTCTATGACCCGGATCCGGAGAACGCCGGTACCAGCAGCGCCCGCGAGGGCGGCTTTCTGCGCGATGTGGCCGATTTCGACGCCGAGTTCTTCGGGATCAGCCCGCGTGAGGCCGCGGCGATGGATCCGCAGCAGCGGCTGCTGCTGGAGACCGCGTGGGAGGCGTTCGAGCGCGCGGGGCTGACGCGGGAGGCGCTGAGCGGCAGTGACACCGGGGTGTACGCCGGGGTGGACTCGTATCACTATCTGTCGCTCATCGGCCAGACGACGAGCGACTCGGCGGGCTATGTGGCCACCGGGAACCTCGGCAGTGTGGTCTCGGGCCGGGTGTCGTACTCGTTCGGTCTGGAGGGGCCCGCGGTCACGGTGGACACGGCGTGCTCGTCGTCGCTGGTGGCCACGCATCTGGCGGTGCGGGCGCTGCGGCAGGACGAGTGCTCGCTGGCCCTCGCGGGCGGGGTGACGGTGATGGCCACGCCCGGTGGGTTCACCGAGTTCTCACGTCAGCGGGCGCTGTCCCCGGACGGGCGGTGCAAGGCGTTCGCCGCGGCGGCGGACGGCACGGGCTTCTCCGAGGGCGTCGGCCTGGTGCTGCTGGAGCGGCTGTCGCAGGCACGGCGCAACGGCCATCGGGTGCTGGCGGTGATCCGGGGTTCGGCGGTCAACCAGGACGGCGCCAGCAACGGCCTCACGGCGCCGAACGGACCCTCCCAGCAGCGGGTGATCCGGCAGGCGCTGGCCGACGCCGGGCTGTCGCCGTCCGAGGTGGACGCGGTCGACGGACACGGCACCGGGACCACCCTCGGCGACCCGATCGAGGCCCAGGCGCTGCTGGCCACGTACGGCCAGGGCAGGCCGGAGGGACGTCCGCTGTGGCTGGGCTCGGTCAAATCCAACATCGGGCACACCCAGGCCGCCGCCGGAGTGGCGAGCATCATCAAAATGGTGCAGGCCCTGCGGCACGGGGTGCTCCCTCTCTCGTTGCACATCGACGAGCCGACACCGCATGTGGACTGGGGCACGGGTGCGGTGCGGCTGCTGACCGAACCGGTCGAGTGGGCGGCGCACGGGCGGCCGCGACGTGTGGGTGTGTCGTCGTTCGGCATCTCGGGGACGAACGCCCATCTGATCCTGGAGCAGGCCCCCGAGGAGACCGGAACCGACCCCGAACCCGACACCTCGCACAACGACGGCACGGTCACACCCGATGTGGTGCCATGGGTCGTGTCCGGGCGCGGCACCCACGCATTGCGCGGCCAGGCACGAGCACTGGCCGAGCGGGTAACCACCGACACCACCCTCTCACCGACGGACATCGGATGGTCACTGATCACCACCCGATCCGTCTTCGACAACCGCGCCGTCATCGTCGGCCACCACCGCGACGAACTCCTCGCCGGACTCAACGCCCTCGCCACCGGCGAAACCCACCCCAACCTCATCCAACCAACCACCACCACAAGCAACCCCGGCACAGACGGCACCGGACCCGTCCTGGTCTTCCCCGGCCAAGGCTCACAATGGCTCGGCATGGGCGCCGGACTCCTGGACGCCTCACCCGCCTTCGCCACCCGCATCGCCGAGTGCGAACAAGCCCTCACCCCACACATCGACTGGTCATTGACCGACGTCCTGCGCGGCGGAATCAACGCCGCCGACCTCACCCGCGTCGACGTCGTCCAACCCGCCCTCTGGGCCGTCATGATCTCCCTCGCCACCCTATGGGACCACCACGGCCTCACCCCCACCGCCGTCATCGGCCACAGCCAAGGCGAAATCGCCGCCGCCTGCGTCGCCGGAGCCCTCACCCTCGACGAAGGCGCCCGCATCGTCGCACTCCGCTCCCAAGCCCTACGCCGCCTCGCCGGCCACGGCGCCATGGCCTCCCTGACCATCAACCCCGACCACGCCACCGCATTCCTCACCAACCTCGGCACCCACGCCGCAGACGTCGCCATCGCCGCCATCAACGGACCCGGCTCCATCGTCATCTCCGGACCACCCGAGCAGATCGCCCACACCATCACCGCGTGCGAACGCACCGGCCACCGCGCCCGACTGATCGACGTCGACTACGCCTCCCACAGCGCCCAGGTCGATGAGATCGCGGAGGAGTTGCATGAGCTTCTGGCCGGGGTCAAGCCGGTGCCGGGCCAGGTGGCGTTCTACTCGACGGTCACCGGGGCCCGCATGGACACCAGCGGGCTCGACACCGCCTACTGGGTGACGAACCTCCGCGAACAGGTGCGCTTCGCCGACGCCGTACGCGCCCTGCTGGACGACGGCCACCGCGTGTTCATCGAGGCCAGCACCCACCCCGTCCTCACCATCGGCATGCAGGAGACCTTCGAGGAGGCGGGGGTCGACGCGATCACCATCCCGACCCTGCGGCGCGACCACGGTGGCCCGGCCCAGCTGGCGCGGTCGGTGGCGCAGGCGTTCACCGCCGGTGTCGAGGTGGACTGGACCCGCTGGTTCCGCACCGACCCCACGCCCCGCGTCATCGACCTGCCGACGTACGCCTTCCAGCGTGAGCGGTACTGGCTGGACGGCGAGGGCGGACCGGGTGGCGATCCGGCCGGCCTGGGGCTGACCTCCGCGGGCCATCCGCTGCTCGGCGCCGCCGTGGAGCTCGCCGACGGCACCACCCATGTGCTCACCGGCCGGCTCTCCGCACGGTCCCACCCGTGGCTGGCCGAGCATGTGGTGGCGGGCACGGTGCTGGCGCCGGGAGCGGTGCTGGTGGAGTGGGCGCTGCGGGCGGCCGACGAGGTCGGCTGCGGCGGGGTGGAGGAGCTGGCGTTGCAGGTTCCGCTGGCGCTTCCCGAGTCCGGTGGGCTGCGGGTGCAGGTGGTGGTCGGTGCCGCGGCGGAGGACGGTCGGCGCGAGGTGCGGATGTACTCCCGTCCCGACCGCCCCGGCCGCCCCGGCCGCTCCGACCGCTCCGACCGCCCGGACCGCGTCGGCCAGGCCGTCGATCCCGGCCCGGACGCGGAGTGGCGGTGCCATGCGGTGGGTGTGCTGGCGCCCGCGACCGAGGTCCCCGCGCCGGTGGAGGGCCTGGAGGGGGCCTGGCCGCCCGTGGGCGCCGAGCCGTTGGACGTCGACGCCTTCTACGAGCAGGTGCTGGCGGCGGGGTACGGATACGGTCCGGCGTACCAGGGGCTGAAGGCCGCGTGGCGCCATGGCCGGGATGTCCTCGCCGAGGTGACGCTGCCCGAGGCCGCGGGAGGACGGGGCGGATTCGGCATCCATCCGGCGCTGCTCGACGCGGCGCTGCATCCGTCGCTGCTGATGGACCGGCCCGAGGGGCAGGAGGACGACGGCCGGGTGTGGTTGCCGTTCGCCTGGAACGGCGTGTCGCTGTGGGCCACGGAGGCGGCCACGGTACGGGTACGGCTGTCGCGGGACGAGGAGCGGCAGTCGCTGCGGCTGACGGTGGCCGACACGGTGGGCGCTCCGGTGCTCACGGTCGACTCACTGGTGACCCGTCCGGCCCCGACCGACCAGTTGCGTACGGCTGCCGCCGCGCGGGGCGTGGACGGGTTGTTCAGGCTGGAGTGGGCTCCCCTGCCCGCTCCGGCCACCGAGCCGTCCCCGAAGTCGGTGGTCGGCGACGGCGGCTGGGTGGTGCTGGGCGAGGACCGGCTGGGGCTGGCAGAGCCGGTCGCGGCGGGTCTCACCGCTGATGCCGTGGTGTGCCATCCGGATCTGGAGGCGCTGATCGCGGCCGTCGACGCGGGCGAGGCCGCCCCCGCGGTCGTCCTGACCCATCCGCAATCCACCGGGGACGGCCACGGGGACGGGCTGGGGGCGGCCGAGGAGTTGCTGGGGCTGGTGCAGTCCTGGCTGCGGCGGCCGGCGCTGGCCGAGACCCGGCTGGTGGTCGTCACACGGGGTGCGATGGCGACGGGTCGTGCGGGCGACGACGCCGCGCTGGATCCGTCCGGTGCCGGTGTCTGGGGTCTGGTGCGCAGCGCCCAGTCGGAGAACCCGGGCCGGTTCGTGCTGCTCGACCTCGACGCCAGCAACTTCGCCGAGAGCCACCTCGACGCCAGCAAGCTCGACGCGAGCCGCGAGGGCCGCGAGGGCGTCGTGGCGGCCGTGGTCCGCGCCATCGATCTGCACGAGCCCCAGGTGGCGGTGCGGGACGGACGGGTGCTGGTGCCCCGGATGGTGCGTGCGGGAGCTGCCGCGCCCGGCCCGGCCGTCGATGAGCCGGCCGAGGGCGCCGTCGGGATCGACACCGATGGCACCGTACTGATCACGGGAGGCACCGGCACCCTGGGCGCTCTGGTCGCCGAGCACCTCGTCCGCGCCTGGGGGGCCAGGCATCTGCTGCTGGTGAGCCGGAGCGGTCCGGACGCCGCCGGGGCCAGTGAACTCGTCGACCGGCTGGCGGAGTTGGGCGCTGACGTGCGGATCGCCGCGGCCGATGTCACCGACCCGGACGCGGTGGCCGGTCTGGTGGCCGGGGTCGATCCGGCACATCCACTGACCGGTGTCGTCCACGCGGCCGGGGTGCTGGACGACGGCGTCCTCACCACCCAGACTCCGGAGCGGCTGGCGCGGGTGTGGCGTCCGAAGGCCACGGCCGCGGCCCATCTGCACACCGCGACGGCGGAGCTGCCGCTGTCCTTCTTCGTGATGTTCTCCTCCACGGCGGGCACGCTGGGCGCCTCCGGGCAGTCCAACTACGCCGCGGCGAACGCCTACTGCGACGCTCTGGCCGCCCGGCGCCGCGCCCTGGGCCTGCCGGGTCTTTCGGTGGCGTGGGGCCTGTGGGCGGACGCCAGCGGGATGACCGGACATCTGGGGGAGGCGGACCGGGCCAGGATGGCCCGGTCGGGCATCGGGGCGATGTCCAGCGAGCGGGCGCTGGGGCTGCTGGACGCCGCCGTGCGCCACGGCCATCCCCATCTGATCGCCATCGACCTGGACGTCCGTGCGCTGGCCGGGCAACCGGCCCTGACCCTGCCCGCTCCCCTGCGGGCGCTCACCGGGGGCGGTGTGGCCCGGCGCACCGCGGCCACCGCCCGGCCGCACACCGACTGGGCCGGTCATCTGGCCGGGCTGCCGCTGGAGGAACAGCGCCGCACACTGCTCCATCTGGTGCTCACCCATGCCGCGGCGGCGCTCGGCCACTCCGACCCCGGCCGGATCCAGACCGAACGCGGCTTCCTGGATCTGGGCTTCGACTCGCTGACGGCGATCGAGCTGCGGAACAGGCTGACCGCCGTGACCGGTCTGCGGCTGGCCACCACCCTGATCTTCGACCATCCGAATCCGGCCGCCCTCGCCGCGCATCTGCATGAGGAACTGGCGCCCGAGGACGTGGATCCGCTCACCCCGGTGCTGGGCGACATCGACAGGCTGGAAAGCGCGCTGCTTTCCGTGGCCCGGGACGAGGCGGCACGGGAAACCCTGCACCAGCGCCTGCGAACCACATTGACGAGGCTGGGCGCGCCGCACGGCGACGTAACGGACGAAGGTCCGGCGGCCGGCCGTATTCAGGACGCCACCACGGCCGACGAGATCTTCCAGTTCATCGACCAGGACCTCGGCCGCAAAAGCGACGGAGAGCACGCCCATGGGGGTACACGGTGA
- a CDS encoding NAD(P)/FAD-dependent oxidoreductase: MTEPKHGIVLGGGWAGMLAAHVLARHLERVTVVERDVLPDGPRHRKGSPQGRHVHVLWSSGARIMDTLLPGMIDQLLDAGARRIGFHQDLVTLTSHGWQHRFPPRQFALMCTRPFLDWKVRERVLATGRIAVRQRAEILDLVGDTERVTGVRVRDMDSGVSETLEADVVIDACGRGSRLRHWLTALGLPPLEEDVVDAGIAYATRVYQAPPGAAAGFPAVNVAADHRLREPGRFGVVYPQEDGTWMVTLSCTRGAGLPTHDEDFLPYARTLRHPLVADLIGLAEPLTSVAVSRVGANRRLYPERLDSWPEGLLVLGDALAAFNPIYGHGMSSAARAAAALDTELQRSGTGGGATRRAQRAISAVVDDPWIMAASKDVEYVNCRMNTTDPRLTGGVVARQRFSDLIADRSIRASAVCDVVTDVISLTAPQSELASSGFLSLMQKDRVLPELTEPPLTPDELALVKLNPRSTVGAGGS; this comes from the coding sequence ATGACCGAACCGAAACACGGAATCGTTCTGGGCGGCGGCTGGGCGGGAATGCTGGCTGCCCATGTGCTGGCCCGCCATCTGGAGCGGGTGACCGTCGTGGAGCGTGATGTGCTGCCGGACGGCCCCCGGCACCGCAAGGGATCGCCGCAGGGGCGCCATGTCCATGTGCTGTGGTCCAGCGGTGCGCGCATCATGGACACGCTGCTGCCGGGCATGATCGACCAACTGCTCGACGCGGGCGCCCGCCGGATCGGATTCCACCAGGACCTGGTGACCTTGACGTCCCACGGCTGGCAGCACCGCTTTCCACCGCGGCAGTTCGCCCTCATGTGCACCCGCCCGTTCCTGGACTGGAAGGTGCGCGAACGCGTGCTGGCCACCGGGCGGATCGCGGTGCGGCAGCGCGCCGAGATCCTCGATCTGGTCGGTGACACCGAGCGGGTGACCGGGGTCCGGGTGCGCGACATGGACAGCGGCGTGTCGGAAACGCTGGAGGCCGATGTGGTGATCGACGCCTGCGGGCGCGGTTCACGGCTCAGGCACTGGCTTACCGCGCTGGGCCTGCCGCCGCTCGAGGAGGATGTCGTCGACGCGGGCATCGCGTACGCGACCCGGGTGTACCAGGCGCCGCCGGGCGCCGCCGCCGGGTTCCCGGCGGTCAATGTGGCCGCCGACCACCGGCTGCGCGAGCCGGGCCGGTTCGGGGTGGTGTATCCGCAGGAGGACGGCACCTGGATGGTGACCCTGTCATGCACCCGTGGCGCCGGCCTGCCCACCCATGACGAGGACTTCCTGCCCTACGCCCGGACGCTGCGCCATCCGCTGGTCGCCGATCTCATCGGCCTCGCCGAGCCGCTGACCTCGGTGGCCGTCTCCCGGGTCGGCGCCAATCGGCGGCTGTATCCGGAGCGGCTGGACAGCTGGCCGGAGGGGCTGCTGGTGCTCGGGGACGCGCTGGCCGCGTTCAATCCGATCTACGGCCACGGGATGAGCTCCGCGGCCCGCGCGGCCGCCGCGCTGGACACCGAGCTTCAGCGGTCCGGGACCGGCGGCGGGGCGACCCGGCGGGCCCAGCGGGCGATCAGCGCGGTCGTGGACGATCCCTGGATCATGGCCGCGTCCAAGGATGTGGAGTATGTCAACTGCCGTATGAACACGACGGATCCACGGCTGACGGGCGGGGTCGTGGCGCGGCAGCGCTTCTCCGATCTGATCGCCGACCGGTCGATCCGCGCCTCGGCGGTGTGCGATGTGGTGACCGATGTCATCAGCCTGACGGCACCGCAGTCCGAGCTGGCGTCCAGCGGCTTTCTGTCGCTGATGCAGAAGGACCGGGTCCTCCCGGAGCTCACCGAGCCGCCGCTGACCCCCGATGAGCTGGCGCTGGTGAAGCTCAATCCGCGCAGCACGGTGGGTGCGGGCGGGTCATGA